Proteins co-encoded in one Syntrophales bacterium genomic window:
- a CDS encoding fumarylacetoacetate hydrolase family protein, with translation MKIVRFRSPSGEVLSGAFDPDLPDRATVIDGDIFGEIALSSRVERIETLLPPVSPPNIIALGLNYGKHAEETEIREPESPVMFLKATTSIIGHGAPIVLPAAGPNEVDYEAELAVIIGKKAKNVSRAEALNYVLGYTCANDVSARDWQALKQKKQWARGKSFDTFCPIGPYLVTKNEVKNADRLRIRAMLNGEIMQDSNTSDMIFDISAIISDISRSLTLLPGTVVLTGTPEGVGFTRIPPVFLKEGDNVT, from the coding sequence ATGAAGATTGTGAGATTCCGCTCACCGAGCGGGGAGGTATTGTCTGGAGCGTTCGATCCCGACCTGCCGGACAGGGCCACGGTCATTGATGGTGATATCTTCGGAGAGATTGCACTGTCGAGCAGGGTGGAGCGTATAGAGACCCTCCTCCCCCCCGTCTCTCCGCCGAATATCATCGCCCTTGGCCTGAATTACGGGAAACATGCCGAGGAAACAGAGATACGGGAACCTGAGAGCCCGGTCATGTTTCTGAAGGCCACCACCAGCATCATTGGCCATGGAGCACCGATCGTGCTTCCCGCCGCAGGGCCCAACGAGGTGGACTATGAAGCGGAACTTGCCGTCATAATCGGGAAGAAGGCAAAAAATGTTTCGCGCGCCGAGGCCCTGAACTATGTGCTGGGATATACCTGCGCCAACGATGTCAGCGCCCGTGACTGGCAGGCACTCAAGCAGAAGAAACAATGGGCGAGGGGCAAGAGTTTTGATACGTTTTGCCCCATCGGGCCATATCTCGTGACGAAAAATGAGGTAAAAAACGCGGATAGGCTTAGAATCCGGGCGATGCTCAACGGTGAGATTATGCAGGATTCCAATACATCCGACATGATTTTCGACATCTCGGCAATAATCAGTGATATTAGCCGCTCCCTGACGCTCCTGCCCGGGACGGTAGTCCTGACGGGGACACCCGAGGGGGTGGGATTTACACGGATTCCTCCCGTATTTCTGAAAGAGGGGGATAATGTTACC